In Rheinheimera sp. MM224, one DNA window encodes the following:
- the cspD gene encoding cold shock domain-containing protein CspD produces MATGKVKWFNNAKGFGFIREDGRDEDIFAHYSTINMDGYRTLKAGQDVVFDLSEGPKGLHAVNIALPEGHKPE; encoded by the coding sequence ATGGCTACCGGTAAAGTGAAATGGTTCAATAATGCCAAAGGATTTGGGTTTATTCGTGAAGATGGTCGTGACGAAGACATATTCGCCCATTATTCAACCATTAACATGGATGGCTACCGTACGCTGAAGGCCGGCCAGGATGTGGTGTTTGACCTGTCTGAGGGCCCAAAAGGTTTACATGCAGTAAATATCGCACTGCCAGAAGGTCACAAACCTGAATAA
- a CDS encoding NADP-dependent isocitrate dehydrogenase: MTTSKIIYTITDEAPALATYSFLPVVEAFAKTADIEIETQDISLAGRILALFPEFLTEAQRQPDALTGLGELANTPEANIIKLPNISASIPQLVAAIKELQAKGYKLPDYSEDPKTAEEKEARSRYDKVKGSAVNPVLREGNSDRRAPASVKQYARKNPHSMGAWSKESKSHVAHMSAGDFYGSEKSVTIADAGQVRIEHVAADGSVTVLKEKTTVKAGEIIDASAMSKKALRDFIAVEIADAKAKDVLLSVHLKATMMKVSDPIMFGHVVTVFFKEVFEKHAATFAELGVDANNGLGDVYAKIAKLPADKKAEIEADIKAVYAQQPALAMVNSDKGITNLHVPSDVIIDASMPAAIRSSGQMWGPDGKLKDTKAIIPDRCYAGVYQETINFCREHGAFDPRTMGSVPNVGLMAQKAEEYGSHDKTFEIKAAGQVRVVDAAGTVLIQHNVEQGDIWRMCQAKDAPIQDWVKLAVNRARLSKTPAVFWLDKNRAHDAQLIAKVERYLNDHDTSGLDIQIMSPEDATRHTLKRIKEGLDTISVTGNVLRDYLTDLFPILELGTSAKMLSIVPLMNGGGLFETGAGGSAPKHVEQFVEENHLRWDSLGEFLALAASLEHLSQVTGNAKAQVLADALDQATAKFLDNDKSPTRKLGQLDNRGSHFYLAFYWAEALAAQSKDAALAAQFAPLAKALAENEAKIVQELNSVQGKAVDIGGYYKPDDALASKAMRPSDTFNQALAAL; this comes from the coding sequence ATGACCACCTCAAAAATTATCTACACTATTACGGACGAAGCCCCGGCACTGGCCACTTATTCTTTTTTACCTGTAGTTGAGGCTTTTGCCAAAACTGCTGATATCGAAATCGAAACTCAGGATATTTCTCTGGCTGGCCGTATTCTTGCCTTGTTCCCTGAATTTCTGACCGAAGCACAGCGTCAACCTGATGCCTTAACAGGTTTAGGCGAGCTGGCGAATACACCTGAAGCCAATATCATCAAGTTGCCAAATATCAGTGCTTCTATCCCACAGTTAGTCGCTGCAATTAAAGAACTGCAAGCCAAAGGCTATAAACTGCCTGATTACTCGGAAGACCCAAAAACAGCGGAAGAAAAAGAAGCCCGCAGCCGTTACGACAAAGTTAAAGGCAGTGCGGTAAACCCTGTGCTGCGTGAAGGTAACTCTGACCGTCGTGCTCCTGCTTCTGTCAAACAATATGCCCGCAAAAACCCACATTCTATGGGAGCCTGGAGCAAAGAGTCGAAATCTCATGTGGCTCATATGAGTGCAGGTGATTTCTACGGTAGCGAAAAGTCTGTCACTATCGCTGATGCCGGTCAGGTGCGTATTGAGCATGTGGCTGCTGATGGTAGCGTGACTGTCCTCAAAGAAAAAACCACAGTAAAAGCTGGTGAAATCATTGATGCTTCTGCCATGAGCAAAAAAGCACTGCGTGATTTTATCGCCGTAGAAATTGCGGACGCGAAAGCTAAAGATGTGCTGCTGTCTGTGCATTTAAAAGCCACCATGATGAAAGTGTCTGATCCTATTATGTTTGGTCATGTGGTCACTGTATTCTTCAAAGAAGTCTTTGAAAAACACGCCGCCACTTTTGCTGAATTAGGTGTCGATGCCAACAACGGTTTAGGTGATGTCTACGCAAAAATCGCTAAGCTGCCAGCCGATAAAAAAGCTGAAATTGAAGCAGACATCAAAGCTGTGTATGCACAACAACCTGCTCTGGCGATGGTGAATTCTGATAAAGGCATCACTAACCTGCATGTGCCAAGCGATGTGATTATCGATGCTTCTATGCCTGCGGCTATCCGCTCTTCTGGCCAGATGTGGGGCCCGGATGGCAAGTTAAAAGATACCAAAGCTATTATCCCTGACCGTTGCTACGCCGGTGTGTATCAGGAAACCATCAATTTCTGCCGTGAACACGGTGCTTTTGACCCTCGTACTATGGGCTCAGTACCAAACGTTGGTTTGATGGCGCAAAAAGCGGAAGAATACGGCTCACACGATAAGACCTTCGAAATTAAAGCTGCAGGTCAGGTGCGTGTAGTTGATGCTGCTGGTACTGTGCTGATTCAGCATAACGTTGAGCAAGGCGATATCTGGCGTATGTGTCAGGCCAAAGATGCTCCAATCCAGGATTGGGTGAAACTGGCGGTCAACCGTGCCCGTTTAAGTAAAACTCCTGCGGTATTCTGGTTAGATAAAAACCGTGCTCACGATGCTCAGCTGATTGCTAAAGTAGAACGTTACTTAAACGATCACGACACCAGCGGTTTAGATATTCAGATCATGTCGCCTGAAGACGCTACCCGTCATACCTTAAAGCGTATCAAAGAAGGTCTGGATACCATTTCTGTCACAGGTAACGTATTACGTGACTACTTAACCGACTTATTCCCAATTCTGGAATTAGGCACCAGCGCGAAGATGTTATCTATTGTGCCTCTGATGAATGGCGGTGGTTTGTTTGAAACGGGCGCCGGTGGTTCTGCTCCTAAGCACGTTGAACAGTTTGTTGAAGAAAACCACTTACGTTGGGATTCATTAGGTGAATTCCTGGCTTTGGCTGCATCTCTGGAGCATTTAAGTCAGGTCACTGGCAATGCCAAAGCTCAGGTACTGGCTGATGCGTTGGATCAGGCTACAGCCAAGTTCCTGGATAACGACAAGTCACCAACCCGTAAACTGGGTCAGTTGGATAACCGTGGCAGCCATTTCTATCTGGCATTCTACTGGGCAGAAGCCTTGGCCGCACAAAGCAAAGACGCAGCTTTAGCTGCACAATTTGCTCCACTGGCGAAAGCTTTAGCTGAAAACGAAGCCAAAATTGTGCAGGAATTAAATTCTGTCCAAGGTAAAGCTGTAGATATCGGTGGTTACTACAAACCAGACGATGCGTTAGCGTCAAAAGCTATGCGTCCAAGCGATACCTTTAATCAGGCATTAGCTGCACTGTAA